A window of the Gemmatirosa kalamazoonensis genome harbors these coding sequences:
- a CDS encoding metallophosphoesterase family protein — protein sequence MRLVHLSDLHLGFRQYQRLTPAGINQREADVALSFRRAIDRTIELRPELVLIAGDVFHTVRPSNPAILAAFQQFVRLRAALPDALVVMVAGNHDAPRTRETGCILRLFRETGVEVVDEEAQRLTYADRNLSILAVPDTPGMTRPKLEPDPAWKYNVLLLHGEIAGVLPKEATPLDRAAVEISREELGAARWDYVALGHYHVYRAVEANAYYSGSIDYTSANAWGELVEERQARIGGKGIIERDLDTGRHHFHALPASRDMVDLPSVNARGMSAAELDAAIRAAVESVPGGIDDKIVRLVARDVPRHVTRELDHKALREYKRRATHFHLDTRRPEILRQSASGSAGRRPSLADTVRDKLRTRLLPSDVDRDALVALGLRYLEEADAIVAAQGASPLEGSEGLT from the coding sequence ATGCGGCTCGTCCACCTCTCCGACCTGCACCTCGGGTTCCGCCAGTATCAGCGGCTGACGCCCGCCGGGATCAATCAGCGCGAGGCCGACGTCGCGCTGAGCTTCCGGCGCGCGATCGATCGCACGATCGAGCTGCGCCCGGAGCTCGTGCTGATCGCCGGAGACGTGTTCCACACGGTGCGGCCGTCGAACCCCGCGATCCTCGCCGCGTTCCAGCAGTTCGTGCGGCTGCGCGCCGCGCTCCCCGACGCGCTCGTCGTCATGGTCGCCGGCAACCACGACGCGCCGCGCACGCGCGAGACGGGATGCATCCTGCGGCTGTTCCGCGAGACCGGCGTCGAGGTCGTCGACGAGGAGGCGCAGCGACTCACGTACGCGGACCGCAACCTGTCGATCCTCGCCGTGCCGGACACGCCCGGGATGACGCGCCCGAAGCTGGAGCCGGACCCGGCGTGGAAGTACAACGTGCTGCTGCTGCACGGCGAGATCGCCGGCGTGCTGCCGAAGGAAGCGACGCCGCTCGACCGCGCCGCGGTGGAGATCTCGCGCGAGGAGCTCGGCGCCGCGCGGTGGGACTACGTCGCGTTAGGCCACTACCACGTGTACCGCGCGGTGGAGGCGAACGCGTACTACTCGGGCTCCATCGACTACACGAGCGCGAACGCGTGGGGGGAGCTCGTCGAGGAGCGGCAGGCGCGCATCGGCGGGAAGGGGATCATCGAGCGCGACCTCGACACGGGGCGCCATCATTTCCACGCGCTGCCCGCGTCGCGCGACATGGTCGACCTGCCGAGCGTGAACGCGCGCGGCATGAGCGCCGCGGAGCTCGACGCGGCGATCCGCGCCGCGGTCGAGTCGGTGCCCGGCGGCATCGACGACAAGATCGTCCGGCTCGTCGCGCGCGACGTGCCGCGCCACGTGACGCGCGAGCTCGATCACAAGGCGCTGCGCGAGTACAAGCGGCGCGCGACGCACTTCCACCTCGACACGCGGCGCCCGGAGATCCTCCGCCAGTCGGCGAGCGGCTCCGCCGGACGGCGTCCCTCGCTCGCCGACACGGTGCGCGACAAGCTGCGCACGCGCCTGCTGCCGTCCGACGTCGACCGCGACGCGCTCGTCGCGTTAGGCCTGCGGTACCTCGAGGAGGCGGACGCGATCGTCGCCGCGCAGGGCGCGTCGCCGCTCGAGGGGTCGGAGGGGCTGACGTGA
- a CDS encoding AAA family ATPase, whose product MRLVSLRLVNFRQHADSFLTFDSGLTGIIGPNGAGKSTVLEAVAWALYGNQAARGTRDSIRFVRAAPRSSVRVELEFDLAGHRYRVVRGLTSAEVFLDGASQAIANSITGVGELLQRRLGMSRGEFFNTYFTGQKELNVMAAMGPSERAQFLSRVLGYEKLRAAQTLVRERRRLVVAEIAGLQSGMPDADAVWRQISDAEARLAAARARAEESEARRNETAARLAELAPRWTRAQGERERLQELLGEIRIAEGEEATLARDHDRATRALAEVAAARADLERLTTALAPLDGLRAELKRLDALCNAEGRRAALADSERALAEDVARLVDRAAKLATAQDYERETLAGLEAKRAESESVQASHETSRTAWVRDQQEASTRLDQLRAQFADVQEQKNKLVALGPESPCPTCTRPLGANYTTVLESLEGQLDTLKADGNYYRQRTKQLETEPEEVATLGERRRALAADVTALERRLAKCQAGVQELASVERDLAQRRDRLAAVRADLAALPAGYDAARHALVRREVEALAPRETERMRAEALLAREPQVAADRDRAERALADVRARLAGLRERREALAFSEEEFTTLRASYERTTAESRAAELAAVQAQGDALAARASLDAAERARLDLARMQERLGELQRDKKLHDELDRAYSDLRTDLNFQLRPELSEIASAFLDELTDSRYSELELDDQYNVVVLEDGVPKPVISGGEEDLANLVLRLAISQMIADRAGQSFSLLILDEIFGSLDETRRANVVDLLRRLNDRFEQVILISHIEDVREGLDRVIHVRFDEERGTSVVEVGDDEDDPSTLHAPRSTLASTSDGASVERGAWSEEVA is encoded by the coding sequence GTGAGACTCGTCTCGCTCCGGCTGGTGAACTTCCGCCAGCACGCCGACTCGTTCCTCACGTTCGACTCGGGGCTCACGGGGATCATCGGGCCCAACGGCGCCGGCAAGTCCACCGTGCTCGAGGCGGTGGCGTGGGCGCTCTACGGCAACCAGGCGGCGCGCGGCACGCGCGACTCCATCCGCTTCGTGCGTGCGGCGCCGCGCTCCAGCGTGCGCGTGGAGCTGGAGTTCGACCTCGCGGGGCACCGCTACCGCGTGGTGCGCGGCCTCACGAGCGCCGAGGTGTTCCTCGACGGCGCGTCGCAGGCGATCGCGAACTCCATCACCGGCGTCGGCGAGCTGCTGCAGCGCCGGCTCGGGATGTCGCGCGGGGAGTTCTTCAACACGTACTTCACGGGGCAGAAGGAGCTGAACGTGATGGCGGCCATGGGGCCGTCGGAGCGCGCGCAGTTCCTCTCCCGCGTGCTGGGCTACGAGAAGCTGCGCGCCGCGCAGACGCTCGTGCGCGAGCGGCGGCGCCTCGTCGTCGCCGAGATCGCCGGGCTGCAGAGCGGCATGCCCGACGCCGACGCGGTGTGGCGCCAGATCTCCGACGCGGAGGCGCGCCTCGCGGCGGCGCGCGCCCGCGCCGAGGAGAGCGAGGCGCGGCGCAACGAGACCGCCGCACGCCTCGCCGAGCTCGCGCCGCGGTGGACGCGCGCCCAGGGCGAGCGCGAGCGGCTGCAGGAGCTGCTGGGCGAGATCCGCATCGCCGAGGGCGAGGAGGCGACGCTCGCCCGCGACCACGACCGCGCGACGCGCGCGCTCGCCGAGGTGGCCGCCGCGCGCGCGGACCTCGAGCGGCTCACGACGGCGCTCGCGCCGCTCGACGGCCTGCGCGCGGAGCTCAAGCGCCTCGATGCCCTGTGCAACGCCGAGGGGCGCCGCGCCGCGCTCGCCGACTCCGAGCGCGCGCTCGCCGAGGACGTCGCGCGCCTCGTCGACCGCGCGGCGAAGCTCGCGACCGCGCAGGACTACGAGCGCGAGACGCTCGCCGGGCTGGAGGCGAAGCGCGCCGAATCGGAGAGCGTGCAGGCGTCGCACGAGACGTCGCGCACGGCGTGGGTGCGCGACCAGCAGGAGGCGAGCACGCGGCTCGACCAGCTCCGCGCGCAGTTCGCCGACGTGCAGGAGCAGAAGAACAAGCTCGTCGCGTTGGGCCCGGAGAGCCCGTGCCCGACGTGCACCCGGCCGTTAGGCGCGAACTACACCACGGTGCTCGAGTCGCTGGAAGGGCAGCTCGACACGCTGAAGGCCGACGGCAACTACTACCGCCAGCGCACGAAGCAGCTCGAGACGGAGCCCGAGGAGGTGGCGACGTTGGGCGAGCGGCGCCGCGCGCTCGCCGCCGACGTGACCGCGCTCGAGCGGCGACTGGCGAAGTGCCAGGCCGGCGTGCAGGAGCTGGCGAGCGTGGAGCGCGATCTCGCGCAGCGGCGCGACCGCCTGGCCGCGGTGCGCGCCGACCTCGCGGCGCTCCCCGCCGGCTACGATGCCGCGCGCCACGCGCTCGTGCGCCGCGAGGTGGAGGCGCTCGCTCCGCGCGAGACGGAGCGGATGCGCGCCGAGGCGCTGCTCGCGCGCGAGCCGCAGGTCGCGGCCGACCGCGATCGGGCCGAGCGCGCGCTCGCCGACGTGCGCGCGCGACTGGCCGGGCTGCGCGAGCGGCGCGAGGCGCTCGCGTTCTCGGAGGAGGAGTTCACGACGCTGCGCGCGAGCTACGAGCGCACGACGGCGGAGTCGCGCGCCGCGGAGCTGGCCGCCGTGCAGGCGCAGGGCGACGCGCTCGCCGCGCGCGCCTCGCTTGACGCGGCCGAGCGCGCACGGCTGGATCTCGCGCGCATGCAGGAGCGGCTCGGCGAGCTGCAGCGCGACAAGAAGCTGCACGACGAGCTCGATCGCGCGTACTCCGACCTGCGCACGGACCTCAACTTCCAGCTTCGCCCCGAGCTCTCCGAGATCGCGAGCGCGTTCCTCGACGAGCTCACCGACTCGCGCTACTCGGAGCTGGAGCTCGACGACCAGTACAACGTCGTGGTGCTCGAGGACGGCGTGCCGAAGCCGGTCATCTCCGGCGGCGAGGAGGACCTCGCGAACCTCGTGCTCCGCCTCGCGATCTCGCAGATGATCGCCGACCGCGCGGGGCAGTCGTTCTCCCTGCTCATCCTCGACGAGATCTTCGGCTCGCTCGACGAGACGCGCCGCGCGAACGTGGTCGACCTGCTGCGGCGGCTGAACGACCGCTTCGAGCAGGTGATCCTCATCTCGCACATCGAGGATGTGCGCGAGGGATTGGACCGCGTGATCCACGTGCGCTTCGACGAGGAGCGCGGCACGTCGGTGGTCGAGGTGGGCGACGACGAGGACGATCCCTCCACGCTCCACGCTCCACGCTCCACGCTCGCGTCCACGTCCGACGGAGCGAGCGTGGAGCGTGGAGCGTGGAGCGAGGAGGTGGCGTGA
- a CDS encoding GNAT family N-acetyltransferase — MAGLKPWRATRAVDGPHVVRVEDIPALNDVFSEAFTERYRRDGMVGVRVPALNPAVWRYAIEDAADGAMLWRGERGEIMAFNIAHLSGAEGWMGPLAVRPEAQGGGLGKEIVRTGVEWLRARGARAIGLETMPRTMDNIGFYSSLGFVPGRLTVTLTVDAAPADAPPSLLGRLPSREREAVMAECRALTDALLPGWDFAREIALTERLALGDTVLLREADGDVLGFALCHSVPLVEGRVREELRVLKLVLRRADDGPALMSRVADFARRSGARRAAVRVQGEYETFYRALITGGARVRWTDLRMTYVGYPEPRAGKGVVLSNWEI, encoded by the coding sequence ATGGCGGGATTGAAGCCGTGGCGCGCGACGCGTGCCGTCGACGGGCCGCACGTCGTTCGCGTGGAAGACATCCCCGCGCTGAACGACGTGTTCAGCGAGGCGTTCACGGAGCGCTACCGCCGCGACGGCATGGTGGGCGTGCGCGTGCCGGCGCTGAACCCCGCGGTGTGGCGCTACGCGATCGAGGACGCGGCCGACGGCGCGATGCTGTGGCGCGGCGAGCGCGGCGAGATCATGGCGTTCAACATCGCGCACCTCTCCGGCGCCGAGGGATGGATGGGGCCCCTCGCCGTCCGGCCGGAGGCGCAGGGGGGCGGGCTCGGGAAGGAGATCGTGCGCACCGGCGTGGAGTGGCTGCGCGCGCGCGGCGCACGTGCCATCGGCCTGGAGACGATGCCGCGCACGATGGACAACATCGGCTTCTACTCGTCGCTCGGCTTCGTGCCCGGCCGGCTCACCGTCACGCTCACGGTCGACGCCGCACCGGCCGACGCGCCGCCGTCGCTGCTGGGCAGGCTGCCGTCGCGCGAGCGCGAGGCGGTGATGGCGGAGTGCCGCGCGCTCACCGACGCGCTGCTGCCGGGGTGGGACTTCGCGCGCGAGATCGCGCTCACCGAGCGGCTGGCGCTGGGCGACACGGTGCTGCTGCGCGAGGCCGACGGCGACGTGCTGGGATTCGCGCTCTGCCACTCGGTACCGCTCGTGGAGGGGCGCGTGCGCGAGGAGCTGCGCGTGCTGAAGCTCGTGTTGCGCCGCGCGGACGACGGGCCCGCGCTCATGAGCCGCGTGGCCGACTTCGCTCGGCGCAGCGGCGCGCGGCGGGCCGCGGTGCGCGTGCAGGGTGAGTACGAGACGTTCTACCGCGCGCTGATCACCGGCGGCGCGCGCGTGCGGTGGACCGACCTGCGGATGACGTACGTCGGCTACCCGGAGCCGCGCGCGGGGAAGGGCGTGGTGTTGTCGAACTGGGAGATCTGA
- a CDS encoding diguanylate cyclase has protein sequence MASPPLRKPRPAHLQLVGEVPVESLQELIERGHAAEREGQRTEARACYERALVHARETRDEPRVTALLRWVARTWSAEGRFDEANRALDEALAVAERIADDGAAGHAVNGKAALYSAQGELDEAERLYLRARSLALQAGDSKLAALTAQNLGVIACVRGELEEARRHYELCLAEYRTLGLARDVCVALTNLGKLHTAQSAWDVAEKYFDEALHICDALGEVAVRAQLDVNLAELAVARCDWGRAQATLDHAIEAAQLAGDAGSLGEAHKLAGVVARETGQLAAAERHFVEAERVAESHVDAVLLAETTHERAAMYRRQGRSREALQYLNRAHKLFTQLRARRHLADIDGRLDELESEFETVARRWSESIEAKDEYTQGHCVRVADLACLIAARAGFGARDLVWFRIGALLHDVGKLVIPSDVLNKAGRLTEEEWALMRRHPEAGVEMLAGIDFPWDVRPMIESHHERWDGTGYPRAAAGEAIPLTARMLAIADVYDALTTHRSYKPALSHDAAVELMRRDIGYAFDPALFSLFEEIVRHGPPVPGQSPRVEPRLTGRRPRRGIEEDAPAFAPQPPGAHRPTGGHAAVETDALDDLTGLPLRKAFGDTAARLLDAAGRASAPSALLVIDVDYFKLVNDSFGHLQGDDVLRTVADALREGVRVGDVVGRYAGDEFVVLLPECDPETAHTVAERLRRSVELRRCPRRDEPGESVGVTLSIGLSFAPTHGDSFESLFAAADSALYGAKRRGRNAVTPAAGAGAREAELQIERFAGRREERQRVERLFTTSAAGDPRVLAVVGEAGVGKSTLVRQLGPSARVRSGALVGAACLEADVRPPYGPWADVIAALHALGAVAPRAWRELPRLVPALRHPAAPLQTAEGSRYALLEEISDYLRAASAERPLVLVLDDMQWADGPTWDALEFVVSRLESERLLICLTVRVEDLRGEGADRRRRLSRQPRYEELALRRLSREEVAQWLDVVFEGKLVGDDLLAHLADTAEGNPLFTSQMLRTLLEEDAVRRVGDRWQFESRTATAIPVAVEDLLTRRLDRLSDDARRILTVAAVIGREFDAEVLVEATEGTEDAVLDALDAGMEAAVLKQAGTHDGTRYGFAHALLVDALRRGVNPLRLRRTHERVARVLADRNPDAVSEIALHYDRAGCAEPAFHAAMAAGARAAAVYAHEQAAVFFELAAKHAPAPADAAAAEWEQARLADSRARYAEVETRCARLATELVEGAADAGLLRPARRLRENARLLRGDDAAGVRGRAETLLADAESAGDEVETVELLGLLSQSYSRVGDAEAAERVAAEGVRVAESLGKQRLLAQLVMRLGTAQITHRPSDAVRHFRRALEIYAALDDVRGQLRCHINTGVANDRAENQPAAETSYAAALELARRVKAPDMAGGASLNLGVLLMKTGRYERAAACFDEALRHFTAIENEPLRLAAIYNQANLSRERGDTVAAVPLYERAASLAAAMGQLDVHAGALSGLALTQLELGARASAEARCGEVAALLASRDGWWFQGAELYEALQVRLTAEREPEAAFARLSKAVERAAALDGYAAAWLLATCARPLVAAGPAMRAALEPLAQRHLVRVRARGYAPLLERFAGAELLTVSAAE, from the coding sequence ATGGCTAGCCCGCCGCTCCGGAAGCCGCGCCCCGCGCATCTGCAGCTGGTCGGCGAGGTGCCGGTGGAGTCGCTGCAGGAGCTGATCGAGCGCGGGCACGCCGCCGAGCGCGAGGGGCAGCGCACGGAGGCGCGCGCATGCTACGAGCGCGCGCTCGTGCACGCGCGGGAGACGCGCGACGAGCCGCGGGTCACCGCCCTGCTGCGCTGGGTGGCGCGCACGTGGAGCGCCGAGGGGCGCTTCGACGAGGCCAATCGCGCGCTCGACGAGGCGCTCGCCGTCGCGGAGCGCATCGCCGACGACGGCGCCGCCGGCCACGCCGTCAACGGCAAGGCGGCGCTCTACTCGGCGCAGGGCGAGCTCGACGAGGCCGAGCGGCTGTACCTGCGCGCGCGCTCGCTCGCCCTCCAGGCGGGCGACTCGAAGCTCGCCGCGCTCACCGCGCAGAACCTCGGCGTCATCGCGTGCGTGCGTGGTGAGCTCGAGGAAGCCAGGCGCCACTACGAGCTCTGTCTCGCCGAGTACCGCACCCTCGGCCTCGCGCGCGACGTCTGCGTCGCGCTGACGAACCTCGGCAAGCTGCACACGGCGCAGTCGGCGTGGGACGTCGCCGAGAAGTACTTCGACGAGGCGCTGCACATCTGCGACGCCCTCGGCGAGGTCGCCGTGCGCGCGCAGCTCGACGTGAACCTCGCGGAGCTCGCGGTGGCGCGCTGCGACTGGGGGCGCGCGCAGGCCACGCTCGACCACGCGATCGAGGCCGCGCAGCTCGCGGGCGACGCCGGATCGTTAGGCGAGGCGCACAAGCTGGCCGGCGTGGTGGCCCGCGAGACCGGGCAGCTCGCGGCCGCGGAGCGCCACTTCGTCGAGGCGGAGCGCGTCGCCGAGTCGCACGTCGACGCCGTGCTGCTCGCCGAGACGACGCACGAGCGCGCGGCGATGTACCGCCGGCAGGGGCGCAGCCGCGAGGCGCTGCAGTACCTGAACCGCGCCCACAAGCTGTTCACGCAGCTCCGCGCGCGTCGCCACCTCGCCGACATCGACGGCCGCCTCGACGAGCTCGAGTCGGAGTTCGAGACCGTGGCGCGCCGCTGGTCGGAGTCGATCGAGGCGAAGGACGAGTACACGCAGGGTCACTGCGTGCGCGTGGCCGACCTCGCGTGCCTCATCGCGGCGCGCGCGGGCTTCGGCGCGCGCGACCTCGTGTGGTTCCGCATCGGCGCGCTGCTGCACGACGTCGGGAAGCTCGTCATCCCGTCGGACGTGCTGAACAAGGCCGGGCGCCTGACGGAAGAGGAGTGGGCGCTCATGCGGCGCCACCCCGAGGCCGGCGTCGAGATGCTCGCCGGCATCGACTTCCCGTGGGACGTGCGGCCGATGATCGAGTCGCACCACGAGCGGTGGGACGGCACCGGCTACCCGAGGGCGGCCGCCGGCGAGGCGATCCCGCTCACGGCGCGCATGCTCGCCATTGCCGACGTGTACGACGCGCTCACCACGCACCGCAGCTACAAGCCGGCGCTGTCGCACGACGCGGCGGTGGAGCTCATGCGCCGCGACATCGGCTACGCGTTCGACCCGGCGCTGTTCTCGCTGTTCGAGGAGATCGTTAGGCACGGGCCGCCGGTCCCCGGCCAGTCGCCGCGCGTCGAGCCGCGTCTCACGGGGCGCCGTCCGCGGCGTGGCATCGAGGAGGACGCGCCGGCGTTCGCGCCGCAGCCGCCCGGCGCGCACCGGCCGACGGGTGGCCACGCCGCCGTCGAGACGGACGCGCTCGACGACCTCACCGGGCTGCCGCTGCGCAAGGCGTTCGGCGACACCGCGGCGCGGCTGCTCGATGCCGCGGGGCGCGCGTCCGCGCCGTCGGCGCTGCTCGTCATCGACGTCGACTACTTCAAGCTCGTCAACGACAGCTTCGGCCATCTGCAGGGCGACGACGTGCTGCGCACCGTGGCCGACGCGCTGCGCGAGGGCGTGCGCGTGGGCGACGTCGTGGGGCGCTACGCCGGCGACGAGTTCGTCGTGCTGCTGCCGGAGTGCGATCCGGAGACCGCGCACACCGTCGCCGAGCGCCTGCGCCGCTCGGTGGAGCTGCGTCGCTGCCCGCGGCGCGACGAGCCGGGCGAGAGCGTCGGCGTCACGCTGTCGATCGGCCTGTCGTTCGCGCCGACGCACGGCGACAGCTTCGAGTCGCTGTTCGCGGCCGCCGACAGCGCGTTGTACGGCGCGAAGCGGCGCGGCCGCAACGCGGTCACGCCGGCGGCGGGCGCGGGGGCGCGCGAGGCGGAGCTGCAGATCGAGCGGTTCGCCGGCCGGCGCGAGGAGCGGCAGCGCGTCGAGCGGCTGTTCACGACGAGCGCGGCGGGCGATCCGCGCGTGCTCGCCGTCGTCGGCGAGGCCGGCGTCGGCAAGTCGACGCTCGTCCGCCAGCTCGGCCCGTCGGCCCGCGTGCGCAGCGGCGCGCTCGTCGGCGCGGCGTGCCTCGAGGCCGACGTCAGGCCGCCGTACGGCCCGTGGGCCGACGTGATCGCGGCGCTGCACGCGTTAGGCGCCGTGGCCCCGCGCGCGTGGCGCGAGCTGCCGCGCCTCGTGCCCGCGCTCCGCCATCCCGCCGCGCCGCTGCAGACGGCGGAAGGCAGCCGCTACGCGCTGCTCGAGGAGATCAGCGACTACCTGCGCGCGGCGAGCGCCGAGCGGCCCCTCGTGCTCGTGCTCGACGACATGCAGTGGGCCGACGGACCGACGTGGGACGCGCTGGAGTTCGTCGTCTCGCGGCTCGAGTCGGAGCGGCTGCTCATCTGCCTCACGGTCCGCGTCGAGGACCTGCGCGGCGAGGGCGCGGACCGCCGCCGCCGGCTCTCGCGCCAGCCGCGCTACGAGGAGCTCGCGCTGCGGCGCCTGTCGCGCGAGGAGGTCGCGCAGTGGCTCGACGTCGTGTTCGAGGGGAAGCTCGTCGGCGACGATCTGCTCGCGCACCTCGCGGACACGGCCGAGGGGAACCCGCTGTTCACGAGTCAGATGCTCCGCACACTGCTCGAGGAGGACGCAGTGCGGCGCGTGGGCGACCGGTGGCAGTTCGAGTCGCGCACCGCCACGGCGATCCCGGTCGCCGTCGAGGACCTCCTCACGCGCCGCCTCGATCGCCTCTCCGACGACGCGCGCCGCATCCTCACCGTGGCGGCCGTGATCGGCCGCGAGTTCGACGCCGAGGTGCTCGTCGAAGCGACCGAGGGGACCGAGGACGCGGTGCTCGACGCGCTCGACGCGGGGATGGAAGCGGCGGTGCTGAAGCAGGCGGGGACGCACGACGGCACGCGCTACGGCTTCGCGCACGCGCTGCTCGTCGACGCGCTGCGACGCGGCGTGAACCCGCTGCGGCTGCGGCGCACGCACGAGCGTGTGGCGCGCGTGCTCGCCGACCGCAACCCGGACGCGGTGAGCGAGATCGCCTTGCACTACGACCGCGCGGGCTGCGCCGAGCCGGCGTTCCACGCGGCGATGGCGGCCGGCGCGCGCGCCGCGGCGGTGTACGCGCACGAGCAGGCGGCGGTGTTCTTCGAGCTCGCGGCGAAGCACGCGCCGGCGCCCGCCGACGCCGCGGCCGCGGAGTGGGAGCAGGCGCGCCTCGCCGATTCGCGCGCCCGCTACGCCGAGGTGGAGACGCGCTGCGCGCGCCTGGCCACGGAGCTCGTCGAGGGCGCCGCGGACGCGGGGCTGCTGCGCCCCGCGCGTCGCCTGCGCGAGAACGCGCGGCTGCTGCGCGGCGACGACGCGGCGGGGGTGCGCGGCCGCGCCGAGACGCTGCTCGCCGACGCCGAATCGGCGGGCGACGAGGTGGAGACGGTGGAGCTGCTCGGCCTCCTGTCGCAGTCGTACAGCCGCGTCGGCGACGCCGAGGCGGCCGAGCGCGTCGCGGCGGAGGGCGTGCGCGTCGCCGAATCGTTAGGCAAGCAGCGGCTGCTCGCGCAGCTCGTCATGCGCCTCGGCACCGCGCAGATCACGCACCGCCCGAGCGACGCGGTGCGGCACTTCCGCCGCGCGCTGGAGATCTACGCCGCGCTCGACGACGTGCGCGGGCAGCTGCGCTGTCACATCAACACCGGCGTCGCGAACGACCGCGCCGAGAACCAGCCCGCGGCGGAGACGTCGTACGCGGCGGCGCTCGAGCTCGCGCGCCGCGTGAAGGCCCCCGACATGGCCGGCGGCGCGTCGCTCAACCTCGGCGTGCTCCTCATGAAGACCGGCCGCTACGAGCGCGCGGCGGCATGCTTCGACGAGGCGCTGCGCCACTTCACCGCGATCGAGAACGAGCCGCTGCGCCTCGCCGCGATCTACAACCAGGCGAACCTTTCGCGCGAGCGCGGCGACACGGTGGCCGCCGTGCCGCTCTACGAGCGCGCGGCATCGCTCGCCGCGGCGATGGGGCAGCTCGACGTGCACGCCGGCGCGCTCTCCGGGCTCGCGCTCACGCAGCTGGAGCTCGGCGCGCGTGCGTCGGCCGAGGCGCGCTGCGGCGAGGTCGCGGCGCTGCTCGCGTCGCGCGACGGGTGGTGGTTCCAGGGCGCGGAGCTGTACGAGGCGCTGCAGGTGCGCCTCACCGCGGAGCGCGAGCCCGAGGCCGCGTTCGCGCGGCTGTCGAAGGCGGTGGAGCGCGCCGCGGCGCTCGACGGCTACGCCGCGGCGTGGCTGCTCGCGACGTGCGCGCGTCCGCTCGTCGCCGCCGGCCCCGCGATGCGCGCCGCGCTCGAGCCGCTCGCGCAGCGCCACCTCGTGCGCGTGCGCGCCCGCGGCTACGCGCCGCTGCTCGAGCGCTTCGCCGGCGCCGAGCTGCTGACCGTCAGCGCCGCGGAGTAG
- a CDS encoding lmo0937 family membrane protein encodes MDLWTVAALVLLVLWAVGTFALAAGGWIHVLLTVAVFVLIWRIVVRGTPTPPDSPPSATPRR; translated from the coding sequence ATGGATCTCTGGACCGTCGCCGCCCTCGTCCTGCTCGTGCTGTGGGCCGTGGGCACGTTCGCGCTCGCCGCCGGCGGGTGGATCCACGTGCTGCTCACGGTGGCGGTGTTCGTGCTGATCTGGCGCATCGTCGTGCGCGGCACGCCGACGCCGCCCGACTCGCCGCCGAGCGCTACTCCGCGGCGCTGA
- a CDS encoding 6-carboxytetrahydropterin synthase has translation MRFNAAHRVHNPELSDEENRRLFGKCNNPNWHGHNYVLEVSVAGEVDPRTGYVMDLGALRDVVEREVIERADHRNMNIDVDFMRGVIPTAENIVVQCWRVIESHVAPARLTRLRLWETENNYVEYEGR, from the coding sequence ATGCGCTTCAACGCCGCGCACCGCGTGCACAACCCCGAGCTCTCCGACGAGGAGAACCGGCGACTGTTCGGCAAGTGCAACAACCCGAACTGGCACGGGCACAACTACGTGCTCGAGGTGTCGGTCGCCGGCGAGGTCGATCCGCGCACCGGCTACGTCATGGACCTCGGCGCGTTGCGCGACGTGGTCGAGCGCGAGGTGATCGAGCGGGCCGACCACCGGAACATGAACATCGACGTCGACTTCATGCGCGGCGTCATCCCGACGGCGGAGAACATCGTCGTCCAGTGCTGGCGCGTGATCGAGTCCCACGTCGCGCCGGCGCGGCTCACGAGGCTGCGGTTGTGGGAGACGGAGAACAACTATGTCGAGTACGAAGGACGGTAG